Proteins encoded together in one Lathyrus oleraceus cultivar Zhongwan6 chromosome 5, CAAS_Psat_ZW6_1.0, whole genome shotgun sequence window:
- the LOC127084343 gene encoding bifunctional bis(5'-adenosyl)-triphosphatase/adenylylsulfatase FHIT isoform X1, producing MVKQEKHRISISSKPKSKFYIIYLLIILVYLLYCSLHQDMAVEFYDFGPYKIHHTSVFHTTDLSFAFVNLRPAVTGHVLICPKREVKRVADLTDDENIELWRIAHKLGRQLESYHNASSLTFCIQDGPYAGQSVPHVHIHILPRKNGDYENNDDIYDEINEKEKELKKKLEVDIERKDRSLEEMAQEADEYRKFVF from the exons ATGGTCAAACAAGAAAAACACAGAATCTCTATAAGTTCCAAACCAAAATCCAAATTTTACATCATCTATCTACTGATTATTCTTGTATATCTCCTCTATTGCTCACTCCATCAAG ATATGGCTGTTGAGTTCTATGATTTTGGACCTTACAAGATCCACCATACTTCAGTCTTTCATACAACAGATCTTTCTTTTGCCTTTGTCAACCTGCGTCCTGCTGTCACTGGT CATGTTCTTATCTGTCCGAAGCGCGAAGTGAAGCGCGTTGCCGATCTTACTGATGATGAGAATATTGAGTTATGGCGTATAGCGCATAAGCTTGGTAGACAGCTTGAGAGTTATCATAATGCATCGTCACTTACATTTTGTATCCAA GATGGACCTTATGCTGGGCAATCAGTTCCTCATGTTCATATTCATATTCTTCCTAGGAAAAATGGTGATTATGAAAACAATGATGATATTTATGATGAG ATAAATGAAAAGGAGAAGGAACTGAAAAAGAAGCTAGAGGTGGATATAGAGAGGAAAGATAGGAGTCTTGAAGAAATGGCACAAGAGGCTGATGAATATAGAAAATTTGTATTTTGA
- the LOC127084343 gene encoding bifunctional bis(5'-adenosyl)-triphosphatase/adenylylsulfatase FHIT isoform X2, translating into MILDLTRSTILQSFIQQIFLLPLSTCVLLSLLHVLICPKREVKRVADLTDDENIELWRIAHKLGRQLESYHNASSLTFCIQDGPYAGQSVPHVHIHILPRKNGDYENNDDIYDEINEKEKELKKKLEVDIERKDRSLEEMAQEADEYRKFVF; encoded by the exons ATGATTTTGGACCTTACAAGATCCACCATACTTCAGTCTTTCATACAACAGATCTTTCTTTTGCCTTTGTCAACCTGCGTCCTGCTGTCACTG CTACATGTTCTTATCTGTCCGAAGCGCGAAGTGAAGCGCGTTGCCGATCTTACTGATGATGAGAATATTGAGTTATGGCGTATAGCGCATAAGCTTGGTAGACAGCTTGAGAGTTATCATAATGCATCGTCACTTACATTTTGTATCCAA GATGGACCTTATGCTGGGCAATCAGTTCCTCATGTTCATATTCATATTCTTCCTAGGAAAAATGGTGATTATGAAAACAATGATGATATTTATGATGAG ATAAATGAAAAGGAGAAGGAACTGAAAAAGAAGCTAGAGGTGGATATAGAGAGGAAAGATAGGAGTCTTGAAGAAATGGCACAAGAGGCTGATGAATATAGAAAATTTGTATTTTGA
- the LOC127084344 gene encoding bifunctional bis(5'-adenosyl)-triphosphatase/adenylylsulfatase FHIT isoform X1, giving the protein MLLHTLGQIPRLLLRHSSTSQRIRPIFSSSIKMASQDYTFGPYKIHHTEVFYSTNLSYAMVNLRPLLPGHVLICPNREVKRFLDLTAEETSDLWLTAQKVGRQLESYHKASSLTLAIQDGPQAGQTVPHVHIHVVPRKGGDFEKNDEIYDAMDEKEKELKEKLDLDKERKDRSAEEMSREAEEYRKLFL; this is encoded by the exons ATGTTACTGCACACCCTTGGCCAAATTCCTCGTTTGTTACTTCGACATTCTTCAACATCCCAACGAATCCGACCAATCTTCTCTTCCTCAATCAAG ATGGCTTCACAAGACTACACTTTTGGACCCTACAAGATACACCACACTGAAGTCTTCTACTCAACCAATCTCTCCTATGCCATGGTTAACCTGCGTCCTCTTCTCCCTGGT CATGTGCTTATCTGTCCAAATCGTGAAGTTAAGCGTTTTCTTGATCTCACTGCCGAGGAGACTTCTGATTTATGGCTCACTGCACAAAAAGTCGGTAGGCAGCTTGAGAGCTACCACAAGGCTTCATCACTCACTTTGGCCATCCAA GATGGTCCCCAAGCAGGACAGACGGTACCTCATGTTCACATTCATGTTGTCCCGCGGAAAGGTGGTGATTTTGAGAAGAATGACGAGATATATGATGCA ATGGATGAAAAGGAGAAGGAATTGAAGGAAAAACTCGATTTGGACAAGGAGAGGAAAGACAGAAGTGCTGAAGAGATGTCGCGAGAGGCAGAGGAGTATAGAAAACTTTTCTTGTAA
- the LOC127084344 gene encoding bifunctional bis(5'-adenosyl)-triphosphatase/adenylylsulfatase FHIT isoform X2, producing the protein MPWLTCVLFSLFSHVLICPNREVKRFLDLTAEETSDLWLTAQKVGRQLESYHKASSLTLAIQDGPQAGQTVPHVHIHVVPRKGGDFEKNDEIYDAMDEKEKELKEKLDLDKERKDRSAEEMSREAEEYRKLFL; encoded by the exons ATGCCATGGTTAACCTGCGTCCTCTTCTCCCTG TTTTCACATGTGCTTATCTGTCCAAATCGTGAAGTTAAGCGTTTTCTTGATCTCACTGCCGAGGAGACTTCTGATTTATGGCTCACTGCACAAAAAGTCGGTAGGCAGCTTGAGAGCTACCACAAGGCTTCATCACTCACTTTGGCCATCCAA GATGGTCCCCAAGCAGGACAGACGGTACCTCATGTTCACATTCATGTTGTCCCGCGGAAAGGTGGTGATTTTGAGAAGAATGACGAGATATATGATGCA ATGGATGAAAAGGAGAAGGAATTGAAGGAAAAACTCGATTTGGACAAGGAGAGGAAAGACAGAAGTGCTGAAGAGATGTCGCGAGAGGCAGAGGAGTATAGAAAACTTTTCTTGTAA